One window of Campylobacter avium LMG 24591 genomic DNA carries:
- the ilvB gene encoding biosynthetic-type acetolactate synthase large subunit: MKLNGSEILMEVLIEQGVDLVFGYPGGAVLNIYDALYKYQDKIKHIMPVDECGAAHAADGYARASGKTGVVIATSGPGATNLVTALATAYMDSVPLVAITGNVPKSLIGKDSFQEVYIAGITMPITKHNFMVMDVKDLAYTVRKAFEIANKGRKGPVLIDIPKDVSADITEFARKTKKEPAKYKLDNVLQKNIQEVVQLIKNSKKPLVYFGGGTKDYTQVLKDFLVKTQIPCVHTIMAAGNIAYDEPLNVGLVGMHGTVTSNTVINEAELIIAIGTRFSDRVALNTNKFGAKATKIHIDIDLSEINKNVKVDYELIGDLDEILKAFLSSDAKAQSKEWLEYIQKLKDEEKKRQDEYYNPTEFIPKNIMEAINEATNSEAICVTDVGQHQMWAVQFCKHKYPRSFLTSGGLGTMGFAYGAAIGAKFAKPQKDVIHITGDGSFYMNLNEVATAVEHKLPIISIILNNNTLGMVRQWQGEFYEKRYSSTDMNKKMDYVKVAKGFYAKAFSCKSLQEFKEALKEALKEKTVPTWIECVIDKDERVLPMIPAGGSVDNIIVK; this comes from the coding sequence ATGAAATTAAATGGTTCTGAAATACTTATGGAAGTTTTGATAGAACAAGGAGTTGATCTTGTTTTTGGGTATCCTGGCGGTGCGGTTTTAAATATTTATGATGCGCTTTATAAATACCAAGATAAAATAAAACACATAATGCCTGTTGATGAATGCGGTGCGGCTCACGCAGCAGACGGTTATGCAAGAGCTAGCGGAAAAACCGGAGTTGTGATAGCAACAAGTGGTCCTGGCGCTACAAATTTAGTAACAGCCCTTGCAACAGCTTATATGGATAGCGTTCCATTGGTGGCAATTACAGGCAATGTTCCTAAGAGTTTAATAGGCAAAGATAGCTTTCAAGAGGTGTATATAGCTGGAATCACCATGCCAATCACAAAGCATAATTTTATGGTAATGGATGTAAAAGACCTAGCATACACGGTTAGAAAAGCTTTTGAAATAGCTAATAAAGGCAGAAAAGGCCCTGTGCTAATCGACATACCAAAGGATGTATCGGCCGATATTACCGAATTTGCAAGAAAGACAAAAAAAGAGCCTGCGAAATACAAACTAGACAATGTCTTGCAAAAAAACATACAAGAGGTGGTTCAGCTTATAAAAAATTCAAAAAAGCCTTTAGTGTATTTTGGCGGCGGAACAAAGGACTACACGCAAGTTTTGAAAGATTTTCTTGTAAAAACCCAAATTCCTTGCGTTCATACCATAATGGCGGCTGGAAATATAGCCTATGATGAACCTTTAAATGTAGGTTTGGTTGGAATGCACGGCACAGTTACTTCAAATACCGTTATAAACGAGGCCGAGCTGATTATAGCTATTGGTACTAGATTTAGCGATAGAGTTGCGCTTAATACAAACAAATTTGGCGCAAAGGCTACAAAAATTCATATAGATATAGACTTAAGCGAGATAAATAAAAATGTAAAGGTTGATTACGAGCTTATAGGGGATTTAGATGAAATTTTAAAGGCCTTTTTAAGTAGCGACGCAAAAGCACAAAGCAAGGAATGGCTAGAATACATACAAAAGCTTAAAGACGAAGAGAAAAAAAGGCAAGATGAGTATTATAATCCTACCGAGTTCATACCTAAAAACATTATGGAGGCCATCAACGAAGCTACAAACTCGGAAGCAATCTGCGTAACTGATGTTGGACAACACCAAATGTGGGCTGTGCAATTTTGCAAACACAAATACCCTAGAAGCTTTTTAACAAGCGGAGGGCTTGGCACTATGGGCTTTGCTTACGGGGCTGCGATTGGGGCTAAATTTGCAAAACCGCAAAAAGATGTTATACACATAACAGGCGATGGCTCTTTTTACATGAATTTAAACGAGGTTGCAACTGCTGTTGAGCACAAGCTGCCAATAATTAGCATTATACTTAACAACAACACCTTAGGCATGGTAAGGCAGTGGCAAGGTGAATTTTATGAGAAAAGATACTCAAGCACAGATATGAATAAAAAAATGGACTATGTGAAAGTCGCCAAGGGATTTTACGCTAAGGCCTTTTCTTGCAAGAGCTTGCAGGAATTTAAAGAGGCTTTAAAAGAGGCTTTAAAAGAAAAAACCGTGCCTACCTGGATAGAATGCGTAATAGACAAAGACGAGAGAGTTTTACCTATGATACCAGCTGGCGGTAGCGTAGATAATATAATAGTAAAATAA
- the ilvN gene encoding acetolactate synthase small subunit — protein MKKKVIVLFVDNNPGVLARITLLFAQRGFNISSLTVSETCIENVSRISIVVDAKEEIITQVIKQSSKLVEVHCIHLPDETNMILKDLLLLKLYIKSCDRKKICLLADLYNAKMIDISDDSLILELVASPEIIDEYLEKMQEFEILEQTRTGITAMERGVVNFHCNL, from the coding sequence ATGAAAAAAAAGGTAATAGTTTTATTTGTAGATAATAATCCGGGCGTTTTAGCAAGAATTACCCTACTATTTGCACAAAGAGGCTTTAATATCTCAAGCCTCACAGTTAGCGAAACTTGTATAGAAAATGTTTCACGCATAAGCATAGTAGTAGACGCAAAGGAAGAAATCATAACTCAAGTTATCAAGCAAAGCTCAAAGCTTGTGGAAGTACACTGCATACACTTGCCCGATGAAACAAATATGATATTAAAGGACTTGTTGCTTTTAAAGCTTTACATCAAATCTTGCGATAGAAAAAAAATATGTCTTTTAGCCGACTTATACAATGCCAAGATGATAGACATCTCAGACGATAGCTTGATACTAGAATTAGTCGCATCTCCAGAAATCATAGATGAATATTTAGAAAAAATGCAAGAATTTGAAATTTTAGAACAAACTAGAACCGGCATTACAGCCATGGAAAGAGGTGTTGTGAATTTTCACTGTAATTTATAA
- the ilvC gene encoding ketol-acid reductoisomerase — protein MIKKYYDKDCDLSLLKDKTVAIIGYGSQGHAHALNLKDSGIKVVIGLRSDSSSVAKAKEAGLEVLSVDEASKKADLVMILVPDELAADIYNTQIAPNLKDGATLAFAHGFNIHYGLIKPKPNTDVVMIAPKGPGHTVRSEYLASKGVPSLIALYQDYSGKAKDIALAYASAIGAGRAGILETTFKDETETDLFGEQAVLCGGVTELMKVGFETLVEAGYEPEMAYFECIHEMKLIVDLIYAGGFAAMRSSISNTAEYGDYRTGKKIITEDTRKAMKEVLKDIQDGTFAGEFTAEFNAGKRVKFNTRKRVESEHQLEKVGASLRDMMSWIKK, from the coding sequence ATGATTAAAAAATACTACGACAAGGACTGCGATTTAAGCTTACTTAAGGATAAAACGGTTGCTATTATAGGCTATGGCTCTCAAGGACATGCTCATGCTTTAAATTTAAAAGATAGCGGCATAAAGGTGGTAATTGGCTTAAGGTCTGATAGCTCTAGCGTTGCAAAGGCTAAAGAAGCAGGACTTGAGGTTTTAAGCGTTGATGAGGCTAGCAAAAAGGCTGATTTGGTGATGATTTTAGTGCCTGATGAATTAGCCGCTGATATTTACAATACCCAAATAGCTCCAAATTTAAAAGACGGTGCCACCCTAGCCTTTGCTCACGGCTTTAATATACACTATGGCCTAATCAAACCTAAGCCAAACACAGATGTAGTTATGATAGCTCCAAAAGGTCCTGGCCACACTGTAAGAAGCGAGTATTTGGCCTCAAAAGGCGTTCCAAGCTTAATAGCCTTGTATCAAGATTATAGCGGCAAGGCAAAAGACATAGCTCTAGCTTACGCAAGTGCCATAGGAGCTGGAAGAGCTGGAATTTTAGAAACCACCTTTAAGGACGAAACAGAAACTGATTTATTCGGCGAACAAGCTGTTTTATGCGGAGGTGTAACTGAGCTTATGAAAGTTGGCTTTGAAACCTTGGTTGAGGCTGGATATGAACCTGAAATGGCGTATTTTGAGTGCATACATGAAATGAAGCTTATAGTTGATTTGATTTATGCTGGAGGCTTTGCTGCCATGCGCTCATCTATCTCAAATACCGCAGAGTACGGGGATTATAGAACAGGCAAAAAAATCATAACAGAAGATACTAGAAAGGCCATGAAAGAGGTTTTAAAAGACATACAAGATGGTACTTTTGCGGGTGAGTTTACCGCTGAATTTAACGCCGGAAAAAGAGTTAAATTTAACACCAGAAAAAGAGTTGAAAGCGAACATCAGCTTGAAAAAGTCGGTGCCTCTCTTAGAGATATGATGAGCTGGATTAAAAAATAA
- a CDS encoding Cj0814 family flagellar-dependent secreted protein yields MNISNSYANSTASSSLLSTALSSVKSKTFEENNTEFNSDINKTYIIQNSQSYASEYGFRTNEQGFFEKDFNMFASLPFDYDIHIKSVQSIAKELLRQDPELNPAKIDIASVVNKYYNSLKSIESEFQTNDNAMLSRIEISKLNQGFSTKNGELDGELIRIYNTSDEIKEAKKLNNTFTPLNLGIKITDFAFDEAINNNSTNELLKPYMNENGDISKSGLLMNFIHKDLKEANDNNFFIEPVKLSLNAHKNLQKLLNNEDSFKSYILEQNSQNMSFDLYLYVNGVNKQNTSKDKLDTLYQQYIGYQRGVNIKEFVNSSSIFSLYTESLNKEFQKLNTFFSEKQDNLEQISNDVKTLNEKFIQARQKQAAFSNIIKSYIGVMQ; encoded by the coding sequence ATGAATATCAGCAATTCTTATGCGAATAGTACCGCTAGTTCTTCACTGCTAAGTACAGCTTTATCCTCTGTAAAAAGCAAAACTTTCGAAGAAAATAATACAGAATTTAATAGCGATATAAACAAAACCTACATAATACAAAACTCGCAATCTTACGCCAGCGAATACGGCTTTAGAACAAACGAGCAAGGCTTTTTTGAAAAAGATTTTAATATGTTTGCCTCTCTTCCTTTTGATTATGACATACACATCAAAAGCGTGCAAAGCATAGCAAAGGAGTTGTTAAGGCAAGATCCTGAGCTAAATCCAGCCAAGATAGACATAGCCTCGGTGGTTAATAAATACTACAATAGCCTAAAAAGCATAGAAAGCGAATTTCAAACAAATGATAATGCCATGCTTTCAAGGATTGAAATTTCAAAGCTAAATCAAGGCTTTAGCACAAAAAACGGCGAGCTTGACGGCGAGCTTATACGAATTTACAATACAAGCGATGAAATCAAAGAAGCAAAAAAGCTAAACAATACCTTCACGCCCTTAAATTTGGGCATTAAAATAACAGATTTTGCCTTTGATGAGGCGATAAATAACAACTCAACAAATGAGCTTTTAAAGCCTTATATGAACGAAAACGGCGATATTTCAAAGTCTGGGCTTTTGATGAATTTCATACACAAGGACTTAAAAGAGGCAAATGATAATAATTTTTTTATAGAGCCCGTGAAACTAAGCCTAAACGCACATAAAAATTTACAAAAACTACTAAACAACGAAGATTCTTTTAAAAGCTACATCTTGGAGCAAAACTCGCAAAATATGAGCTTTGATTTATATCTTTATGTAAATGGGGTTAATAAACAAAACACAAGCAAAGATAAGCTAGATACCTTGTATCAACAATACATAGGCTATCAAAGAGGCGTAAATATCAAAGAATTTGTGAACTCAAGCTCTATATTTTCACTTTACACAGAGTCCTTAAATAAGGAATTTCAAAAGCTAAACACCTTTTTTTCAGAAAAACAAGATAATTTAGAACAAATAAGCAATGATGTAAAAACTTTAAATGAAAAATTCATACAAGCCAGGCAAAAACAAGCAGCATTTAGCAATATAATAAAATCCTACATCGGCGTAATGCAATAA
- a CDS encoding TRL-like family protein encodes MKKILVLSSIAVASALFTACAAVGVAPVTGVLYTDTSSPVAVGSGTGSKEGRATCTSILGWIATGDCSVKAAASAGGVGQIKSVDYKTKSILGIYAEVTTIVRGN; translated from the coding sequence ATGAAGAAAATTTTAGTTTTAAGTTCTATAGCTGTGGCATCTGCTTTATTTACGGCTTGTGCTGCTGTTGGCGTTGCACCTGTAACAGGTGTTTTATATACCGATACTTCTTCTCCAGTTGCAGTTGGTTCTGGTACTGGTTCAAAAGAAGGAAGAGCAACTTGTACTAGTATATTAGGCTGGATAGCAACAGGTGATTGTTCTGTCAAAGCTGCTGCAAGTGCTGGCGGTGTAGGTCAAATCAAGTCTGTTGACTATAAAACAAAAAGCATACTTGGTATATACGCAGAAGTTACAACTATAGTAAGAGGTAACTAA
- a CDS encoding autotransporter outer membrane beta-barrel domain-containing protein, translating into MAKPLHQALSSDPIYNAIYEALDGSLIENDNVIRTAASTVEKQIETMQDERKTYQGNLIYHNMLGRIAHLSSRNNNIAFNRNTNNYALSKRNNNYALNNNKNNNYTNNNNNNSYYTSNTIDTKYNNKNFSFNTKDSFASLVSDYTPYYLNYNQDESNNVYISALAGYSNYKNSSGSEFGVSFGYDKEIEDDFFGGFYASISNSYIQTEGMNLDGFNYSLGLYSRVYMPLSLELDVLGYYANNHNKYDRIFAGLSSIYQGDYKRHNIGAQARLGYRFEFKNEHSLKPYLGILGSYYNMPEYK; encoded by the coding sequence GTGGCGAAACCACTCCACCAAGCTCTGAGCTCTGACCCTATCTACAATGCTATTTATGAAGCCTTAGATGGCTCTCTTATAGAAAATGATAATGTTATAAGAACTGCTGCTAGTACTGTTGAAAAACAAATTGAGACTATGCAAGATGAAAGAAAAACATATCAAGGGAATTTAATATATCATAATATGTTAGGTAGAATTGCTCATCTTAGTAGTAGAAATAATAATATTGCTTTTAATAGAAATACTAATAATTATGCACTTTCTAAAAGAAATAATAATTATGCACTTAATAACAACAAAAACAATAACTATACTAACAACAATAACAACAATAGCTATTATACTTCTAATACAATAGACACAAAATATAACAATAAGAACTTCAGCTTCAACACCAAAGATAGCTTTGCTTCTTTAGTATCTGATTATACTCCTTATTATTTAAACTACAATCAAGATGAAAGTAATAATGTCTATATCTCTGCCTTAGCAGGATATAGTAATTATAAAAATAGTTCAGGCTCTGAATTTGGAGTAAGCTTTGGTTATGATAAAGAAATAGAAGATGATTTCTTTGGAGGTTTTTATGCTTCTATAAGTAATTCATACATTCAAACTGAAGGTATGAATTTAGATGGTTTTAACTATAGTTTAGGTTTATACTCAAGAGTTTATATGCCACTTTCACTTGAGCTTGATGTATTAGGATACTATGCAAATAATCATAATAAATACGATAGAATTTTTGCTGGTTTAAGCTCTATTTATCAAGGAGATTATAAAAGACATAATATAGGAGCACAAGCTAGACTTGGATATAGATTTGAATTTAAAAATGAACATAGTTTAAAACCTTATCTTGGTATATTAGGAAGCTATTATAATATGCCTGAGTATAAATAA
- the rpsU gene encoding 30S ribosomal protein S21, translating to MPGVKVHPNESFDEAYRKFKKQVDRNLIVTEVRARRFFEPMTEIRKKQKISARKKMLKKLYMLRRYESRL from the coding sequence GTGCCAGGAGTTAAGGTACATCCTAACGAGTCTTTTGACGAGGCTTATAGAAAGTTTAAAAAGCAAGTGGATAGAAATCTCATAGTTACTGAGGTAAGGGCTAGGAGATTTTTTGAGCCTATGACTGAAATTCGCAAGAAGCAAAAAATTTCAGCTCGTAAAAAAATGCTTAAAAAGCTCTATATGCTAAGACGTTACGAATCAAGACTCTAA
- the ccoG gene encoding cytochrome c oxidase accessory protein CcoG has protein sequence MQAKITNFTKQRYTVYALIAIIALVMPFIRINGNHFFLLSFDHKKLDLLFVSFSTQELFLMPFILIGLFLTIFFVTTLAGRIWCAWACPQTIFRVIYRDFIQTKLLKIRKNIHDKQKEYPGNLAKKLLAILLFYILSLVVTSNLLWYFVPPEDFFAYIQDPANHLLLLGILFCASLFLTFDVVYIQEKFCVYVCPYARIQSVMFDHDTVQVIYDEKRGGVIYDGKTKLHKKPPQGECIGCEACVTVCPTHIDIRQGMQLDCINCLECADACSVVQKRFDRPSLIQWTSSQAIQTGNKVKYFRFRTVAYLVVLGIVFVALMLMTTKKENMLLNINRSTELYHIQKLSDNSLEVSNSYIFLFQNTDDKPHEYYFEATLRDSGEKLEILRPSKPFTLKPKEQSKQIVVIKAHKELIKDDTKDTVFPMTVKAFAVDDKENIQIFRESIFVYPKQTILQEALK, from the coding sequence ATGCAAGCTAAGATTACAAATTTCACCAAACAAAGATATACTGTTTATGCTTTGATAGCTATTATCGCTCTTGTTATGCCATTTATTCGCATTAATGGAAATCATTTTTTCTTGCTTAGTTTTGACCATAAAAAACTTGATTTACTTTTCGTATCCTTTAGCACTCAAGAGCTTTTTTTAATGCCCTTTATTTTGATAGGACTTTTTTTAACTATATTTTTTGTTACAACCCTAGCCGGTAGAATTTGGTGTGCCTGGGCCTGTCCTCAAACGATATTTAGGGTGATTTATAGAGACTTTATACAAACAAAACTGCTAAAAATTCGTAAAAATATACATGATAAACAAAAAGAATATCCCGGAAATTTGGCTAAAAAACTACTTGCTATCTTGCTTTTTTACATACTTTCTTTGGTAGTTACAAGCAACTTGCTTTGGTATTTTGTGCCGCCTGAGGACTTTTTTGCTTATATACAAGACCCGGCAAATCACTTACTTTTACTTGGAATTTTATTTTGCGCGTCCTTGTTTTTAACCTTTGATGTGGTTTATATACAAGAGAAATTCTGCGTTTATGTCTGTCCTTATGCTAGGATACAATCAGTTATGTTCGACCACGACACAGTTCAGGTGATATACGATGAAAAAAGAGGTGGTGTTATATACGATGGTAAAACGAAATTACACAAAAAACCTCCTCAAGGCGAGTGTATAGGCTGTGAAGCCTGTGTTACGGTCTGCCCTACACACATAGACATAAGACAAGGCATGCAGCTTGACTGCATAAACTGCTTAGAATGTGCAGACGCTTGCTCTGTGGTGCAAAAGAGGTTTGACCGCCCAAGCTTGATACAGTGGACTAGCTCTCAAGCCATCCAAACGGGCAATAAGGTAAAATATTTTAGATTTAGAACAGTGGCTTATCTTGTGGTGCTTGGCATAGTTTTCGTAGCACTTATGCTAATGACAACGAAAAAGGAAAATATGTTATTAAACATAAATAGAAGCACAGAACTTTATCATATACAAAAGCTAAGTGATAATTCTTTAGAAGTTAGTAATTCCTACATCTTTTTGTTTCAAAACACCGATGACAAGCCGCATGAGTATTATTTTGAAGCTACCTTAAGAGATAGTGGCGAAAAGCTTGAAATTCTAAGACCTAGCAAGCCTTTTACCCTAAAACCTAAAGAACAGTCTAAGCAAATCGTTGTCATCAAAGCACATAAAGAGCTTATAAAAGATGATACGAAAGATACAGTATTTCCTATGACTGTAAAGGCATTTGCCGTTGATGATAAGGAAAATATACAAATTTTTAGAGAAAGTATCTTTGTATATCCTAAACAAACAATCTTACAAGAAGCATTAAAATAG
- a CDS encoding adenylosuccinate synthase, producing MGADIIIGIQWGDEGKGKIVDKLCKDYDFVCRSAGGHNAGHTIWTNGKRYALHLIPSGVLHENCTNIIGDGVVLSLEALKEEMKPFGDLKNKLFISQKAHLNLKHHSLMDLAREKMRGKKAIGTTGRGIGPCYADKVLRTGHRVFELLNPQKLCADILADFAMYEDIFKAFDIKKPNENELLEELKSYKDFFEAFITDTNLMLYKALNEGKKILIEGAQGSMLDIDHGTYPYVTSSSTTSCGALNGLGLSPKQCGKVIGIAKAYTTRVGNGAFPSEDLSEVGEKIAKIGNEIGTSTGRARRCGHFDAVAVRYAASLNGLDYLALMKLDVLDGFEKVKICKAYEYNGEVITYLPNDLENAKPIYEELEGWDKSAGIRDFDSLPKNAKNYIARIEELTKTKIKYISTSAEREDIIIL from the coding sequence GTGGGTGCTGATATTATCATAGGAATTCAATGGGGTGATGAGGGCAAGGGCAAGATAGTAGATAAGCTGTGCAAGGATTATGATTTTGTGTGCAGGTCTGCTGGCGGACACAACGCAGGGCACACCATATGGACAAATGGCAAAAGATACGCACTTCACCTAATACCCTCAGGAGTTTTGCACGAAAATTGCACAAACATCATAGGAGACGGGGTAGTCTTATCGCTAGAAGCCTTAAAAGAGGAGATGAAGCCTTTTGGAGACTTGAAAAACAAGCTTTTCATAAGCCAAAAAGCACATTTAAATTTAAAACACCACTCCCTTATGGATTTAGCTAGAGAAAAAATGCGTGGTAAAAAAGCCATAGGAACCACCGGCAGAGGCATAGGACCATGCTATGCTGATAAGGTTTTGCGCACAGGACATAGAGTTTTTGAGCTTTTAAATCCGCAAAAACTTTGTGCTGATATATTAGCTGACTTTGCCATGTATGAGGATATTTTTAAGGCTTTTGATATAAAAAAACCAAATGAAAATGAGCTTTTAGAGGAGCTAAAATCTTACAAAGACTTTTTTGAAGCCTTTATAACAGACACAAATTTAATGCTTTACAAGGCTTTAAATGAGGGTAAAAAGATTTTGATAGAGGGCGCACAAGGCTCCATGCTGGATATAGACCACGGAACTTATCCTTATGTTACTAGCTCTAGCACCACAAGCTGCGGGGCATTAAATGGACTTGGTTTGAGCCCTAAACAGTGCGGCAAGGTTATAGGCATAGCAAAGGCCTATACCACAAGGGTTGGCAATGGTGCCTTTCCTAGCGAGGATTTAAGCGAGGTAGGAGAAAAGATAGCTAAGATAGGCAATGAAATAGGCACCAGCACGGGCAGAGCTAGAAGGTGCGGGCATTTTGACGCTGTGGCTGTTAGATACGCTGCTAGCTTAAATGGGCTTGATTATCTAGCCTTGATGAAGCTTGATGTGCTCGATGGCTTTGAAAAGGTAAAAATTTGCAAGGCTTACGAGTATAATGGAGAAGTGATTACTTATCTTCCAAATGATTTAGAAAACGCTAAGCCGATATACGAAGAACTTGAAGGCTGGGATAAAAGTGCGGGCATAAGGGACTTTGATAGCTTGCCTAAAAATGCTAAAAACTACATAGCCCGCATAGAGGAACTTACAAAAACTAAGATAAAGTATATATCAACCTCTGCTGAAAGGGAAGATATTATAATCTTATGA
- a CDS encoding flagellar export protein FliJ — protein MKTKYSSVLKVKKQALDKAESTLSKARNRQRQSELELELALKQYEEIKLPSSGSVQNLRQSLEFLDVARVFKEEKKQRVELSKKEVAHYQMLYKKANLEYEKIKYLESEELKELQKKLKKEEEKFIDEIAISRHFYGEKTND, from the coding sequence ATGAAAACAAAATACAGCTCTGTTTTAAAGGTAAAAAAACAAGCCTTAGACAAGGCAGAAAGCACCTTAAGCAAGGCTAGAAACAGGCAAAGACAAAGCGAGCTAGAACTTGAACTAGCATTAAAACAGTACGAGGAAATCAAACTGCCAAGTTCTGGCTCTGTGCAAAATTTAAGGCAGAGCTTGGAATTTTTGGATGTGGCAAGGGTTTTTAAAGAGGAAAAAAAACAAAGAGTAGAATTAAGCAAAAAAGAAGTGGCGCACTATCAAATGCTTTACAAAAAGGCAAATTTAGAGTATGAAAAAATCAAATACCTAGAAAGCGAAGAGCTTAAAGAGCTTCAAAAAAAACTAAAAAAAGAAGAGGAAAAATTCATAGACGAAATAGCCATTAGCAGGCATTTTTACGGAGAGAAAACAAATGATTAA
- a CDS encoding MotE family protein produces the protein MIKKSIAIFFLAFIYLSAQEERLLESRKQELELQTREFDEARQALEAYKASFEALQKEKMQALLQKEAELNATLQKIEQTKRENDAILKKSEENLKAIEDKTQGRITEIYSSMKDSAIADVLSQMDSEEASKIMLSLEPRKISGILSKMQPQKASELTLVIKNLDSNITVEKNASN, from the coding sequence ATGATTAAAAAAAGTATTGCGATTTTTTTTCTAGCATTTATCTACCTTTCAGCACAGGAAGAAAGGCTTTTAGAAAGCAGAAAACAAGAACTTGAGCTGCAAACAAGGGAATTTGATGAGGCAAGACAAGCCTTAGAAGCTTACAAAGCCTCGTTTGAAGCCTTGCAAAAAGAAAAAATGCAAGCTTTGTTACAAAAAGAAGCCGAGTTAAATGCCACCTTACAAAAGATAGAGCAAACAAAACGAGAAAACGACGCAATCCTTAAAAAAAGCGAGGAAAATTTAAAGGCCATAGAGGATAAAACTCAGGGCAGAATAACAGAAATTTACTCCTCTATGAAAGACAGTGCCATAGCCGATGTTCTTTCGCAAATGGATAGTGAGGAGGCGAGCAAAATTATGCTTTCTTTAGAGCCTAGAAAAATTTCTGGAATTCTTTCAAAAATGCAACCACAAAAGGCTTCAGAGCTCACCTTAGTGATAAAAAATCTTGATAGCAACATTACTGTAGAAAAAAATGCAAGTAATTGA